One genomic region from Haloterrigena gelatinilytica encodes:
- a CDS encoding DUF7504 family protein, which yields MTTERGGAAVERTAFAQTLARLKRDGSNVLLVGAETADVHTSLCHRLLGETGDGARYRLFVTDGREPLANANDEPDEGTARTIDYSALDPTATEDAELRGRTPLGTLGIEIADAIDGFQGDADGLEPSQLRVCVDSLAALLEEHTAEKVFRLLHMTTSRVDALQGMGHYHLPLDRDHEAVHLFEPLFDAVVEIRVRDGVAEQRWELRDRETATDWLPV from the coding sequence ATGACAACTGAACGAGGGGGTGCTGCGGTGGAGCGAACCGCCTTCGCCCAGACGCTTGCGAGGCTCAAGCGCGACGGGAGCAACGTCTTGCTCGTCGGCGCGGAGACGGCCGACGTGCATACGTCGCTCTGTCATCGGTTGCTGGGAGAGACGGGGGACGGCGCGCGGTATCGATTGTTCGTGACCGACGGACGCGAGCCGCTCGCGAACGCGAACGACGAGCCGGACGAAGGGACCGCTCGAACGATCGACTACTCGGCGCTCGACCCCACCGCAACCGAGGACGCCGAACTGCGCGGTCGCACCCCGCTCGGGACGCTGGGGATCGAGATCGCCGACGCGATCGACGGCTTTCAGGGCGACGCCGACGGCCTCGAGCCGTCTCAGCTACGCGTTTGCGTCGACTCGTTGGCAGCGCTGCTCGAGGAACACACGGCGGAGAAGGTGTTTCGACTGTTGCACATGACGACGTCGCGGGTGGACGCCCTCCAGGGGATGGGTCACTACCACCTGCCGCTCGATCGCGACCACGAGGCGGTCCACCTCTTCGAACCGCTGTTCGACGCGGTCGTCGAGATTCGCGTCCGTGACGGCGTCGCCGAACAGCGATGGGAGCTCAGGGATCGGGAGACGGCGACCGACTGGCTCCCCGTCTGA
- a CDS encoding DUF7547 family protein, whose amino-acid sequence MADPDDELAEAVRELTRTIEELRSELESTRRRPPFRPPAPRPPTPRELLAFTDEVAIPAAIAALETSVRALEGFQRALQLARTERDVRDRTTEATRTAGERADDLRRSTLSGLDTVLAELQRAASDGDLPADEGARELLSEARELRDDVDRRLRDAADDLERRSTDATDAVRIDIEDGDPLDGSSDDDEPEPDPGVDVDAELETLKDQYGRDDGADDTAGDDSGESDGDKSDASGDGAAADDDDSDSSENGSDAA is encoded by the coding sequence ATGGCCGATCCCGACGACGAACTCGCCGAGGCCGTCCGCGAACTCACACGGACGATCGAGGAGCTCCGGTCGGAACTCGAGTCGACCCGGCGCCGGCCGCCGTTCCGCCCGCCGGCGCCCCGACCGCCGACGCCTCGGGAACTCCTCGCGTTCACCGACGAAGTCGCGATTCCCGCCGCGATCGCGGCCCTCGAGACCAGCGTCCGCGCGCTCGAGGGCTTCCAGCGGGCCCTGCAACTCGCCCGGACCGAACGGGACGTTCGCGACCGGACGACCGAAGCCACGCGGACCGCGGGGGAGCGCGCCGACGACCTCCGCCGATCGACGCTCTCCGGACTCGACACCGTCCTCGCCGAACTCCAGCGGGCGGCGTCGGACGGCGACCTCCCTGCCGACGAAGGGGCTCGCGAGTTGCTCTCGGAGGCCCGCGAACTGCGCGACGACGTCGACCGGCGACTCCGGGACGCCGCCGACGACCTCGAGCGCCGATCGACCGACGCGACGGACGCCGTCCGAATCGACATCGAGGACGGCGACCCGCTCGACGGTTCGTCGGACGACGACGAGCCGGAGCCGGACCCGGGCGTCGACGTCGATGCCGAACTCGAGACCCTGAAGGATCAGTACGGGCGCGACGACGGTGCCGACGATACTGCCGGTGACGACTCCGGTGAGTCCGATGGCGATAAATCCGACGCGTCTGGCGACGGCGCCGCCGCTGATGACGACGACTCCGACTCGAGCGAAAACGGTTCCGACGCGGCCTAG
- a CDS encoding OB-fold domain-containing protein has translation MTMDAYEYEDGSISYPGHPRGPGGTEPVDTIDLSEYTGEVVTWTTSTATPPGVREPNTLAIVEFDVDGESVRALGQVTTDEIETGDEVEPVHVEELREPGAGIREPESQDWDGYRFQPV, from the coding sequence ATGACCATGGACGCTTACGAGTACGAGGACGGATCGATCAGCTACCCCGGGCACCCGCGCGGTCCCGGCGGCACCGAGCCGGTAGACACGATCGACCTCAGCGAGTACACCGGCGAGGTCGTCACCTGGACGACCAGTACGGCGACGCCGCCGGGCGTCCGCGAACCGAACACGCTCGCCATCGTCGAGTTCGACGTTGATGGGGAGTCGGTCCGCGCGCTCGGGCAGGTGACCACCGACGAGATCGAAACCGGCGACGAGGTCGAACCGGTCCACGTCGAGGAACTTCGCGAGCCCGGCGCCGGCATCCGCGAACCGGAGAGTCAGGACTGGGACGGCTACCGGTTCCAGCCGGTCTAG
- a CDS encoding thiolase family protein has translation MERVAIIGASMTQFGQREGEWVLDLLAEAGLECLEDSGVDASDVDHLYVSNMASGEFEGQTGIPNALAHDIDAMPAYTQRVDQTSSSGGAGIYAAWQSVASGASDMTMLVGGEKMTHRTTGEATDVIASLTHPAEYKHGVTLPSFAGLTARHYLERFDAPRDSLAKVAVKNHENGVDNPNAQFQKEIDEETALESPIVADPLRLYDFCPITDGSAALMLCPESVAEEYTDDYVVISGIDGATDTHVVHEREDPTVMGGVVESGKGAYEMSGYGPDDIDVAELHDMFTILEFLQMEGLGFAEQGEAWKLVEEGYTERDTGELPINTSGGLKSKGHPLGASGVAQGVEIYEQLMGEAGPRQVDADVGLCCNVGGFGNCVITTIMEAAR, from the coding sequence ATGGAACGTGTTGCAATCATCGGTGCGTCGATGACCCAGTTCGGGCAACGCGAGGGGGAGTGGGTCCTCGACCTCCTCGCGGAGGCCGGCCTCGAGTGTCTCGAGGATTCCGGCGTCGACGCCAGCGACGTCGACCACCTGTACGTGTCGAACATGGCCAGCGGCGAGTTCGAGGGCCAGACCGGGATTCCCAACGCCTTGGCCCACGACATCGACGCGATGCCGGCGTACACCCAGCGCGTCGATCAGACGAGTTCCAGCGGCGGCGCGGGGATCTACGCCGCCTGGCAGTCGGTGGCCAGCGGCGCCAGCGACATGACGATGCTCGTCGGCGGCGAGAAGATGACCCACCGGACGACCGGCGAAGCGACCGACGTCATCGCGTCGCTGACCCATCCGGCGGAGTACAAACACGGCGTGACGCTCCCGTCGTTCGCGGGGCTGACCGCCCGCCACTACCTCGAGCGGTTCGACGCGCCGCGGGACAGTCTGGCGAAGGTGGCGGTCAAGAACCACGAGAACGGCGTCGATAACCCCAACGCCCAGTTCCAGAAGGAGATCGACGAGGAGACGGCCCTCGAGTCACCGATCGTCGCCGATCCGCTGCGGCTGTACGACTTCTGTCCGATCACGGACGGCTCCGCGGCGCTGATGCTCTGTCCGGAGTCCGTCGCCGAGGAGTACACCGACGACTACGTCGTTATTTCGGGTATCGACGGCGCCACCGACACACACGTCGTCCACGAGCGGGAGGATCCGACCGTGATGGGCGGCGTCGTCGAGAGCGGCAAGGGCGCCTACGAGATGAGCGGCTACGGCCCAGACGACATCGACGTCGCCGAACTCCACGACATGTTCACCATCCTCGAGTTCCTCCAGATGGAGGGACTCGGATTCGCCGAGCAGGGCGAAGCCTGGAAACTCGTCGAGGAGGGCTACACCGAACGCGACACGGGCGAACTGCCGATCAACACCTCCGGCGGCCTCAAGTCGAAGGGGCATCCACTGGGTGCCAGCGGCGTCGCACAGGGCGTCGAGATCTACGAACAGCTGATGGGCGAAGCGGGGCCGCGACAGGTCGACGCGGACGTCGGCCTCTGCTGTAACGTCGGCGGCTTCGGCAACTGCGTTATCACCACCATCATGGAGGCGGCACGATGA
- the hflX gene encoding GTPase HflX, which translates to MRAIIAKRVDSGTPDTSEIRDLAAAAGYTVVGEITQSRKADPALQLGEGKAEELADEVVATDATTVIFDNRLGPYQTYNLGQLLPEGVEVIDRFTLILEIFGQRAQTRKAQLQVELAELRYELPRAEAKTSLAKREEHPGFMGLGEYDESREQDIKDQISRINDELERIEQTEQHRRERRRDSGFDLVALAGYTNAGKSTLLRRLADDLTVEENEDLHPDLDATAESQDKLFTTLGTTTRRADIEPRDVLVTDTVGFISDLPHWLVESFKSTLDSVYRADLVLLVVDVSEDIDEIHEKLVTSHDTLYERNEAPIVTVLNKIDKVDDEELAEKRDALSALAPNPVAVSGREGTNVDALLERIDEELPDWEEERLLLPMTDDTMSVVSWLHDNAHVEEVAYGDEDVVVSFEARPAIVSQARSRASELRTAAAESA; encoded by the coding sequence ATGAGAGCAATCATCGCCAAGCGCGTCGATTCGGGAACGCCCGACACGAGTGAGATCCGCGACCTCGCCGCGGCCGCGGGGTACACCGTCGTCGGCGAGATCACCCAGTCGCGGAAGGCCGATCCCGCCCTCCAGCTGGGCGAGGGGAAAGCCGAGGAACTCGCCGACGAGGTCGTCGCGACCGACGCGACGACCGTCATCTTCGACAACCGGCTCGGCCCCTACCAGACGTACAACCTCGGGCAACTGCTCCCCGAAGGCGTCGAAGTGATCGATCGATTCACGCTGATCCTCGAGATCTTCGGCCAGCGCGCCCAGACCCGCAAGGCCCAGCTCCAGGTCGAACTGGCCGAACTCCGGTACGAACTGCCCCGCGCCGAGGCCAAGACGAGCCTCGCCAAGCGCGAGGAACACCCCGGCTTCATGGGGCTCGGCGAGTACGACGAGAGCCGCGAACAGGACATCAAGGATCAGATCAGCCGGATCAACGACGAGCTCGAGCGGATCGAGCAGACCGAGCAACACCGCCGGGAGCGCCGGCGCGACTCCGGCTTCGATCTAGTCGCGTTGGCCGGCTACACCAACGCCGGCAAGTCGACCCTGCTGCGCCGGCTCGCCGACGACCTCACGGTCGAGGAAAACGAGGATCTCCACCCGGATCTCGACGCGACCGCCGAGTCCCAGGACAAGTTGTTCACGACGCTGGGGACGACGACCCGCCGCGCGGACATCGAGCCCCGCGACGTGCTGGTGACCGACACCGTCGGCTTCATCAGCGATCTGCCCCACTGGCTGGTCGAGTCGTTCAAGTCGACGCTCGACTCCGTCTACCGGGCCGACTTGGTGTTGCTCGTCGTCGACGTCAGCGAGGACATCGACGAGATCCACGAGAAGCTCGTCACCAGCCACGACACGCTCTACGAGCGCAACGAGGCGCCGATCGTGACGGTGCTGAACAAGATCGACAAGGTCGACGACGAGGAGCTCGCGGAGAAGCGCGACGCCCTGTCGGCGCTCGCCCCGAACCCCGTCGCCGTCAGCGGCCGGGAGGGGACGAACGTCGACGCGCTGCTCGAGCGCATCGACGAGGAACTGCCCGACTGGGAGGAAGAGCGGCTCCTCCTGCCGATGACCGACGACACGATGAGCGTCGTCTCGTGGCTCCACGACAACGCCCACGTCGAGGAGGTCGCCTACGGCGACGAGGACGTCGTCGTCTCCTTCGAAGCTCGGCCGGCGATCGTCTCGCAGGCGCGCTCGCGGGCCAGCGAGTTGCGGACGGCGGCGGCCGAATCGGCCTGA